GTGGGGGAGCGCGGGACTGCGGGGGGCGATCGCGGCGAAGGCGGAGCGGCTCTACGGGATGGAGGTCGATCCGGAGCGGCAGGTCACCGTCACCTGCGGGGCGACCGAGGCGATGATCGCGTCGATTCTCGCGATCGTCGATCCCGGGGACGAGGTCGTCGTCTTCGAGCCGTTCTACGAGAACTACGGCCCGGACGCGATCCTCGCGGGGGCGGTTCCGCGGTTCGTGCCGCTGCGGGCCCCCGACTGGTCGTTCGACCCCGAGGAGCTCGCCGCCGCGTTCAACTCCAAGACGCGGGGGATCATCCTCAACACCCCCAACAACCCGACGGGGAAGGTCTTCACCCCCGAGGAGCTCGAGGCGATCGCCGCCCTCTGCCGCAAGTGGGACGTCGTCTGCTTCTCCGACGAGATCTACGAGCACATCCTCTACGACGGCGCGCGGCACGTGCCGATCGCCACCCTCGAGGGGATGGAGGACCGCACGGTCACGATCAACGCGTTGTCGAAGACCTACTCGGTGACCGGATGGCGCGTGGGATGGGCGATCGCCTCCCCCGAGCTGACCGCGGGGATTCGCAAGGTCCACGACTTCCTGACCGTGGGGGCCGCGGCGCCCCTCCAGGAAGCGGGGGTCGTCGCGCTGGGGATGGAGGAGGCGTACTACGCGAAGCTGGCGGTGGAGTACCGCGAGCGGCGGGACGTGCTCGTCGCCGGCCTGCTCGACGCGGGGTTCCACTGCACGCCGCCGGGCGGCGCCTATTACATCCTGGCCGACGCGTCGGCGTTCGGCGTGAGCGACGACGTCGCCTTCGCCCGGAAGATGGTTGCGGAGGTCGGGGTCGCTCCGGTGCCGGGCTCGTCGTTCTTCCGGGAGCCGTCGCGAGGCCGGTCGCTCGTGCGCTTCGCGTTCCCCAAGAAGCTCGAGACGCTCCGTGCGGCGGTGGAGCGGCTCCGGGGCCTGGCGCACTGAAAGGGTGAAAAGGGGTCAGGCCCCTTTTTCCTTCAGAATCCGGCTCTGTAAGAAAAAGGGGTCTGACCCCTTTTCTAGCCGATCAGGACGGCGCCGCCGTTGACGTTGAGGATCTCGCCGGTGATGAACGTCGCGAGGTCCGACGCGAGGAAGAGGACCGCCCCGGCGATCTCCTCGGGGGTTCCCACCCGGCCGAGAGGGATCGATTTCAGGATGTCGTGGCCGCGGGGGCCGAGGAGGTCGTCGCGGGTCATGTCGGTGACGACCCACCCCGGGGCGACGCAGTTCACGAGGATCCCCGAGGTCGCAAGCTCGGCGGCGAGCGATTTCGTGAGGGAGATGATCGCCCCCTTGCTCGCGGCGTAGTGCGAGCAGAACGCCTCCCCGCGCTGGCCGGCGGTCGAGGCGATGTTGACGATCCGCCCGTACCCCGCCTCCTTCATGTGCGGGACCGCCTCGCGGATGCAGTGGAAGGTCCCCGTGAGGTTGATGTCCATCATCTCGCGCCACTCGCCGTCGCTCATCTCCTCGATCGGGGAGCTGCGCCAGATGCCCGCGTTGTTCACCAGGATGTCGACGCTCCCGAACTTGGAGACGGTCTCGTTGACGAGCATCTCCGCCTCGTCGCGGCGGGAGACGTCCGCGGCGAGGGCGAACGCCTCGCCCCCGAGGCGCTCGATCTCCTCCACGACGAGGGCGGCGCTGGGGGACTCGACGCGGTAGTTCACCGCGACGCGCGCCCCGGCACGCGCGAAGGCGAGGGCGCACGCGCGCCCGATGCCGCGCGCGGCTCCGGTGACGAGGACGTTCCTGCCGTCGAGCTCGATCATGGCCGTTCTCCGAGGATCGCCAGCTGGCCGCACGCGGCGCGGGCGTCCGCCCCACGGCTCCAGCGGATGCTCACCCGCAGGTCCTTCGCGAGCAGGCGGTCGCGGATCGCGACGATCCGCTCGCGCGAGGGGGGCTTGTACTCGAGCCACCCCGGAACCGCGTTGAAGGGGATGAGGTTCAGCTTCGCCGGATTCGCGCGAAGCAGCTTCTCGAGGCGCGCCACGTCCGCGTCCGTGTCGTTGACCCCCTCGAGGAGGACGTACTCGAGGGTGAACGGCTCGCCCGTCGTCTTCGCCCAGGCGCGGCACGCCGCGAGCAGGGTCGCGATCGGCCAGCGCTTGTTCACCGGCATGAGCCGCTCGCGCACCGCATCGGTCGTCGCGTTGAGCGAGACCGCCAGGCGCGGCCGCGCCGGCTCGCGGGAGAGCCGCTCGATCTCGGGGACGAGCCCCGACGTCGAGACGGTGATGCGCCGGCGCGACATCCCGAGCCCCTCGGGGTCGGTGAGGATCCGGAAGGCGCCGAGAACGCCGTCGTAGTTGTGCAGCGGCTCGCCCATCCCCATGAACACGAGGTTGAACGGCGTATCGCCGAGGTCCCGGTCGTCCTGGAGCAGCGTGACCTGGCCGACGATCTCGCCGGGGGTGAGGTGGCGCTTCAGCCCCATCTTGCCGGTCAGGCAGAAGTCGCACGCGAGGGCGCACCCGACCTGACTCGAGATGCACATCGTCACGCGCTCGCGCTGGAGCATGAACACCGACTCGACCGTGCCGCCGCCGGGAAGGTCGATCCGGTACTTCACGGTGCCGTCGGCGGCCTCCGCGCGGCCGACGATCGTCCCGCGATCGACACGCGCCTCCGAGGCGAGCGTCTCCCGCAGGGCCTTCGACAGGTCGGTCCAGAGGCGCGGGTCGAGCACCCGCCGCGCGTACATCCAGCGGTAGGCCTGGGAGCCGTGGAACCTCGGGGCGCCGCGCTCCACGAAGAAGGCCTCGAGGCCGGATCGTTCGAGGCCGAAGAGGTTGGGAACGTCCATCGGCGGCGAGTGTACCAGCGGGGTCGGTGCGCCTTGACGCTCCATGGGCCATCCGGTAGCGTGCCCCGGCGGAGTCGATGCATTGAAGCAAGAGCAGGTCGCGTTCCTCGCCGGAGGCCTCGTCCTCGGCATCGCGTTGGGATTCGGCGGCTACCACGCCTGGTACGCGCGTCCCGGGACCCCGGCGGCGCAGCCGCGCGAGGACTCGACGTCTCCCATGGGCCCGAGCGCGATGGGGGGCGCCCCGCCGATGACGATGCCGCCGCCCGCGGCCCCCTCCGCAGGGGGGGGCGCGCCGATGGTCCAGGTCGTCAACACGCTCAAGAAGCGGCTGCAGGACGACCCGAAGGACCTCGACGCCGCGATGCAGCTCGCGCATCTGCACCACGACGCGGGGATGTGGCAGCAGGCGATCCCGTTCTACGAGCGGGCCCTCGAGATCCGGCCGGGCGATCCGGACCTCCTCACCGATCTCGGGATCTGCCATCAGGAGCTCAAGGCGTTCGACAAGGCGCTCGACCTGTTCGGGCGGGCGTCGAAGGCGAGCGCCTCGCACTGGCAGTCGCTCTACAACACCGTCGTCGTGGGGCTGCAGGTCGGCGATCTTCCGAGGGCGCGCGAGGCGCTGACGCGGCTCGAGCAGGTCAACCCGCAGGCCCCCAACCTCGCGTCCCTGCGCACGGCCGTCGAGGGACGCGCACGATGATCCGCAGGCTCCTCGCGCTGCTGGCGTTCCTCGGCCTCGCGGCGCTGCTCCGCGCCGCACTTCGCTCCGGCCGGCGTCCGTCGGCCGGGACCCGAGCGGGGGTCCACCCGGGGGCGCCGCGCTTCGAGGGGGCGCTCGTGCGCGACCGGGTTTGCGGCACCTTCCTCCCCAGGGCCAGGGCCCTCGTCCTGCGGGATGCGGGAGGGGAGGCCTTCTTCTGTTCCGAGGCCTGCCGGGAGACCCACCTGCGCCGGATCCGACCCGCCAAGACGGCCTGATCGCGACCCG
This Candidatus Polarisedimenticolaceae bacterium DNA region includes the following protein-coding sequences:
- a CDS encoding aminotransferase class I/II-fold pyridoxal phosphate-dependent enzyme, which codes for MLDLSNKAKGFSESVIREMTRLARAHGAINLAQGFPDFGAPEAIKEAARRAIADDLNQYAITWGSAGLRGAIAAKAERLYGMEVDPERQVTVTCGATEAMIASILAIVDPGDEVVVFEPFYENYGPDAILAGAVPRFVPLRAPDWSFDPEELAAAFNSKTRGIILNTPNNPTGKVFTPEELEAIAALCRKWDVVCFSDEIYEHILYDGARHVPIATLEGMEDRTVTINALSKTYSVTGWRVGWAIASPELTAGIRKVHDFLTVGAAAPLQEAGVVALGMEEAYYAKLAVEYRERRDVLVAGLLDAGFHCTPPGGAYYILADASAFGVSDDVAFARKMVAEVGVAPVPGSSFFREPSRGRSLVRFAFPKKLETLRAAVERLRGLAH
- the rlmN gene encoding 23S rRNA (adenine(2503)-C(2))-methyltransferase RlmN, which gives rise to MDVPNLFGLERSGLEAFFVERGAPRFHGSQAYRWMYARRVLDPRLWTDLSKALRETLASEARVDRGTIVGRAEAADGTVKYRIDLPGGGTVESVFMLQRERVTMCISSQVGCALACDFCLTGKMGLKRHLTPGEIVGQVTLLQDDRDLGDTPFNLVFMGMGEPLHNYDGVLGAFRILTDPEGLGMSRRRITVSTSGLVPEIERLSREPARPRLAVSLNATTDAVRERLMPVNKRWPIATLLAACRAWAKTTGEPFTLEYVLLEGVNDTDADVARLEKLLRANPAKLNLIPFNAVPGWLEYKPPSRERIVAIRDRLLAKDLRVSIRWSRGADARAACGQLAILGERP
- a CDS encoding 3-oxoacyl-ACP reductase family protein, encoding MIELDGRNVLVTGAARGIGRACALAFARAGARVAVNYRVESPSAALVVEEIERLGGEAFALAADVSRRDEAEMLVNETVSKFGSVDILVNNAGIWRSSPIEEMSDGEWREMMDINLTGTFHCIREAVPHMKEAGYGRIVNIASTAGQRGEAFCSHYAASKGAIISLTKSLAAELATSGILVNCVAPGWVVTDMTRDDLLGPRGHDILKSIPLGRVGTPEEIAGAVLFLASDLATFITGEILNVNGGAVLIG
- a CDS encoding tetratricopeptide repeat protein, translated to MKQEQVAFLAGGLVLGIALGFGGYHAWYARPGTPAAQPREDSTSPMGPSAMGGAPPMTMPPPAAPSAGGGAPMVQVVNTLKKRLQDDPKDLDAAMQLAHLHHDAGMWQQAIPFYERALEIRPGDPDLLTDLGICHQELKAFDKALDLFGRASKASASHWQSLYNTVVVGLQVGDLPRAREALTRLEQVNPQAPNLASLRTAVEGRAR